One genomic window of Micromonospora sp. WMMD1128 includes the following:
- a CDS encoding type I polyketide synthase, with protein sequence MNNGAPAPGQIAIVGMAALMPSAGDLESYWRNLITGVDAITDVPVHRWDEEFYDPEQAHRADRMYCRRGGFVDEYATFEPLRFGVMPASVGDIEPDQLITLEVAAAAIDDAGGDDRLPARDRIGVILGRGGILSPAQARYAQRVRMSSQVVSILRELIPDVDPARLELLRKKFDERLGPYQPEGTIGLVPNLAASRVANRLDLRGPAYTIDAACASSLIAVDQGITELVNGRLDAVLAGGVHHVHDISFWSVFNQLRALSRQGEIRPFDAAADGLLIGEGTGVVVLKRYADAVRDGDRVYAVIRGSGVSSDGKSASMFNPAVPGQVLAIRRAWESAGLDPTAPDALGLLEAHGTGTPTGDAAELTTVAQVFGPYTGGSRPVIGSVKSMIGHTMPAAGVAGLIKAALAVHRGVLPPTLHCETPRAEMAATRFAPIDTARPWESDGPRRAGVNAFGFGGINAHLIIEQPPMSVGEPVVAPTAPAAGRAVVDEPDQVLWLAAPDPAGLAELLARDDHEVRRLGVELAARSGGDAPARTRLGVVNPTDKLLAVARKTVARGQAWRGGRDIWFSPRPLLGAGAGKLAFVFPGLEAEFAPRTADLAAHFGLPDRDWSAADLGRHGAGLIEVGKLLDEALARIRVRPDAVAGHSIGEWTAAAVSGQISTAAMDEFLDLFNADSVEVSGYVFAAVGAGADQVTPLLGDYPGVVLSHDNAPAQSVVNGPEPQVDRLVEALRTRNVLCQKLPFRSAFHTPAFADGLTSIGAALGRWEVHPTRMPVWSATLHAPFPADEDEVNRIFVRHMMEPVWFRQTVEAMYDAGFRVFLQVGAGQLASLVGDNLRGRDHLAMPVNTAHRSGLNQLRRVATALWVEGAAPDLRALDTVDRTPAAGNGRMPAAGADGGPAKPRGGAARRGPRMKLDLGGPLVRLGADAAGLLGVTASPEPAPPTPGNGNGVPRPVVAMTGRTATGQGGAPTPAAAPPPAARPPAAQAPAAQATAVPTPAAARSTAALDALQRLAGGSSAAAELAALLRENTSGPAAPRTATGGSGTGAPTRPARPVTPTAAAPAGTTPARPPVTTTGPLRPGTAAGAGAEIGRITRRVSLKTMPYLLDHCFFVQPDDWPDPEDRWPVVPATALVAHMMEAVEQLVPGVPVVAVHDAKFHKWLIAEPATDVEIVVRAAGPNRYAVAFAGYARATIEVGPAYPPPPPVWTHDPATERPPSLGAAEMYAERLMFHGPQFQGVTEVHALGDMHVRGVVTAPEPPGALLDNALQLIGNWLITTQPFRTVALPVGLGQVRFYGPPPPAGRAFECVARVRVIDDGKLVADTQLSYQGRVWSEIEGAVDRRFDSHPQARVAERFPERHPMSLLQPEGWTMAFDCWTDLVTRGMAARGILGGAAYTEYERQPAKTRKQWMLGRIAAKDAVRARLWEDGHTDIYPIELTVGNDPDGRPWVRGRPGRGLGDCDVSLAHCAEIGVAIARRRAPDAPVGGPGVGIDVAEVTDHPESTLTFALTPAELTLLTSLAGGNAEVRRLWFTRFWAAKEAVAKAEGTGLDGSPRRFRVYSATDSGLTVEIGGRAYRVGHRDVANPEDLPPRRYVVAWTWGPEPAPATPPGVAGP encoded by the coding sequence ATGAATAACGGCGCCCCCGCGCCCGGCCAGATCGCGATCGTCGGGATGGCCGCCCTGATGCCCTCGGCCGGTGACCTGGAGAGCTACTGGCGCAACCTGATCACCGGGGTGGACGCGATCACCGACGTCCCCGTCCACCGATGGGACGAGGAGTTCTACGACCCGGAGCAGGCCCACCGGGCCGACCGGATGTACTGCCGGCGGGGCGGCTTCGTCGACGAGTACGCCACCTTCGAGCCGCTGCGCTTCGGGGTGATGCCCGCCTCCGTCGGAGACATCGAGCCGGACCAGCTCATCACGTTGGAGGTGGCCGCCGCGGCCATCGACGACGCGGGGGGCGACGACCGGTTGCCGGCCCGCGACCGGATCGGGGTGATCCTCGGCCGGGGCGGCATCCTCAGCCCCGCCCAGGCCCGCTACGCCCAGCGGGTGCGGATGTCCAGCCAGGTGGTGAGCATCCTGCGGGAGCTGATTCCGGACGTCGACCCGGCCCGGTTGGAGCTGCTGCGCAAGAAGTTCGACGAGCGGCTCGGGCCGTACCAGCCGGAGGGGACCATCGGCCTGGTGCCGAACCTGGCCGCCTCCCGGGTGGCCAACCGGCTCGACCTGCGCGGCCCGGCGTACACCATCGACGCGGCCTGCGCGTCGTCGCTGATCGCCGTGGACCAGGGCATCACGGAGCTGGTCAACGGCCGGTTGGACGCGGTACTCGCCGGTGGCGTGCACCACGTGCACGACATCAGCTTCTGGTCGGTGTTCAACCAGCTCCGGGCGCTGTCCCGGCAGGGCGAGATCCGGCCGTTCGACGCCGCCGCCGACGGGCTGCTGATCGGCGAGGGCACCGGCGTGGTGGTGCTCAAGCGGTACGCCGACGCGGTGCGCGACGGCGACCGGGTCTACGCGGTGATCCGGGGCAGCGGGGTGTCGAGCGACGGCAAGTCGGCGAGCATGTTCAACCCGGCGGTTCCCGGTCAGGTGCTGGCGATCAGACGGGCCTGGGAGTCGGCCGGGCTCGACCCGACCGCCCCGGACGCGCTCGGGCTGCTGGAGGCACACGGCACCGGCACCCCGACCGGGGACGCCGCCGAGCTGACCACCGTGGCGCAGGTGTTCGGCCCGTACACCGGGGGTTCCCGGCCGGTGATCGGCTCGGTGAAGTCGATGATCGGGCACACCATGCCGGCCGCCGGGGTGGCCGGTCTGATCAAGGCCGCGCTCGCGGTGCACCGGGGGGTGCTGCCACCGACCCTGCACTGCGAGACGCCGCGCGCGGAGATGGCGGCGACCCGGTTCGCGCCGATCGACACCGCCCGGCCGTGGGAGAGCGACGGGCCGCGCCGGGCCGGGGTCAACGCGTTCGGCTTCGGCGGGATCAACGCCCACCTGATCATCGAGCAGCCGCCCATGTCGGTGGGCGAGCCGGTGGTCGCGCCGACCGCCCCGGCCGCCGGCCGGGCCGTGGTCGACGAGCCGGACCAGGTGCTCTGGCTGGCCGCGCCGGACCCGGCCGGGCTCGCCGAGCTGTTGGCCCGCGACGACCACGAGGTACGCCGGCTCGGCGTCGAGCTGGCCGCCCGCTCCGGTGGGGACGCCCCGGCGCGGACCCGGCTGGGCGTCGTCAACCCGACGGACAAGCTGCTCGCGGTGGCCCGCAAGACGGTCGCCCGGGGCCAGGCGTGGCGGGGCGGACGGGACATCTGGTTCAGCCCCCGGCCGCTGCTCGGCGCGGGGGCGGGCAAGCTCGCCTTCGTCTTCCCCGGCCTGGAGGCGGAGTTCGCCCCACGGACCGCCGATCTGGCCGCCCATTTCGGCCTGCCGGACCGGGACTGGTCCGCCGCCGACCTGGGCCGGCACGGCGCCGGGCTGATCGAGGTGGGCAAGCTGCTCGACGAGGCGCTGGCCCGGATCCGGGTACGCCCCGACGCCGTCGCCGGTCACAGCATCGGCGAGTGGACCGCCGCCGCGGTCAGCGGTCAGATCAGCACCGCCGCGATGGACGAGTTCCTCGACCTGTTCAACGCCGACTCGGTGGAGGTCTCCGGCTACGTCTTCGCCGCCGTCGGTGCCGGCGCGGACCAGGTCACCCCGCTGCTCGGCGACTATCCCGGGGTGGTCCTGTCGCATGACAACGCCCCGGCGCAGTCGGTGGTCAACGGCCCCGAGCCGCAGGTCGACCGGCTCGTCGAGGCGCTGCGTACCCGTAACGTCCTGTGCCAGAAGCTGCCGTTCCGGTCGGCGTTCCACACCCCCGCCTTCGCCGACGGGCTCACCTCGATCGGCGCCGCCCTGGGCCGCTGGGAGGTGCACCCGACCCGGATGCCGGTGTGGTCGGCGACCCTGCACGCACCGTTCCCCGCGGACGAGGACGAGGTCAACCGGATCTTCGTCCGGCACATGATGGAGCCGGTCTGGTTCCGGCAGACCGTCGAGGCGATGTACGACGCCGGGTTCCGGGTGTTCCTCCAGGTCGGCGCGGGGCAACTCGCCTCGCTTGTCGGTGACAACCTGCGCGGGCGCGACCACCTCGCGATGCCGGTGAACACCGCGCACCGCAGCGGGCTGAACCAGCTACGCCGGGTCGCTACCGCGCTGTGGGTGGAGGGTGCCGCACCGGACCTGCGGGCGCTGGACACCGTGGACCGTACCCCGGCGGCGGGCAACGGCCGGATGCCGGCGGCGGGCGCCGACGGCGGCCCGGCGAAGCCGCGGGGCGGTGCCGCCCGGCGTGGCCCGCGGATGAAGCTCGACCTCGGCGGTCCGCTGGTCCGCCTCGGGGCGGACGCCGCCGGCCTGCTCGGGGTGACCGCGTCGCCCGAACCGGCGCCGCCGACGCCGGGCAACGGCAACGGCGTGCCCCGGCCCGTCGTCGCCATGACCGGCCGCACCGCCACCGGCCAGGGTGGCGCGCCGACGCCGGCCGCCGCACCACCCCCGGCGGCCCGACCACCCGCCGCACAGGCACCCGCCGCACAGGCGACCGCCGTGCCGACGCCCGCCGCCGCCCGGTCGACGGCCGCGCTGGACGCGCTGCAACGGCTCGCGGGCGGGTCCAGCGCGGCGGCCGAACTCGCCGCCTTGCTGCGGGAGAACACCTCGGGCCCGGCGGCGCCGCGGACGGCCACCGGCGGCAGTGGCACGGGAGCACCGACCCGTCCCGCCCGGCCGGTGACCCCGACCGCGGCGGCACCGGCCGGCACCACGCCCGCGCGGCCACCGGTGACCACCACCGGCCCGCTGCGTCCGGGGACCGCCGCCGGGGCCGGTGCGGAGATCGGTCGGATCACCCGGCGGGTCTCCCTGAAGACCATGCCGTACCTGCTTGACCACTGTTTCTTCGTGCAGCCCGACGACTGGCCGGACCCGGAGGACCGGTGGCCGGTGGTGCCGGCGACCGCCCTGGTCGCGCACATGATGGAGGCGGTGGAGCAGCTCGTGCCCGGCGTCCCGGTGGTGGCGGTGCACGACGCCAAGTTCCACAAGTGGCTGATCGCCGAACCCGCCACCGACGTCGAGATCGTGGTTCGGGCCGCCGGCCCGAACCGGTACGCGGTCGCCTTCGCCGGATATGCCCGCGCGACCATCGAGGTCGGCCCCGCGTACCCGCCGCCACCGCCGGTCTGGACCCACGACCCGGCCACCGAACGACCGCCGTCCCTCGGCGCCGCCGAGATGTACGCGGAGCGGCTGATGTTCCACGGCCCGCAGTTCCAGGGCGTGACCGAGGTGCACGCGCTCGGCGACATGCACGTGCGCGGCGTCGTCACCGCCCCGGAGCCACCCGGGGCGCTGCTGGACAACGCGCTCCAGCTCATCGGCAACTGGCTGATCACCACCCAGCCGTTCCGGACGGTCGCGTTGCCGGTGGGGCTCGGGCAGGTGCGGTTCTACGGGCCACCCCCACCGGCCGGCCGGGCGTTCGAGTGCGTCGCCCGGGTCCGCGTCATCGACGACGGCAAGCTCGTCGCCGACACCCAGCTCAGCTACCAGGGGCGGGTCTGGTCGGAGATCGAGGGGGCGGTGGACCGCCGGTTCGACAGCCACCCGCAGGCCCGGGTCGCGGAGCGGTTCCCCGAGCGGCACCCGATGTCGCTGTTGCAGCCCGAGGGTTGGACGATGGCGTTCGACTGCTGGACCGACCTGGTCACCCGGGGCATGGCCGCCCGGGGCATCCTCGGCGGCGCGGCCTACACCGAGTACGAGCGGCAGCCGGCCAAGACCCGCAAGCAGTGGATGCTGGGCCGGATCGCGGCGAAGGACGCGGTGCGGGCCCGGCTGTGGGAGGACGGCCACACCGACATCTACCCGATCGAGCTGACCGTCGGCAACGACCCGGACGGCCGGCCGTGGGTACGCGGACGGCCCGGTCGGGGCCTCGGCGACTGCGACGTCTCCCTGGCGCACTGCGCGGAGATCGGGGTGGCGATCGCCCGGCGGCGGGCACCCGACGCGCCGGTCGGCGGCCCAGGGGTGGGCATCGACGTCGCGGAGGTCACCGACCACCCGGAGAGCACCCTCACCTTCGCCCTCACCCCGGCCGAGTTGACCCTGCTGACCTCCCTGGCCGGCGGGAACGCCGAGGTCCGACGGCTGTGGTTCACCCGGTTCTGGGCCGCGAAGGAAGCGGTCGCCAAGGCCGAGGGCACCGGGCTCGACGGCTCGCCACGCCGGTTCCGGGTCTACTCGGCCACCGACTCCGGGCTGACCGTCGAGATCGGCGGGCGGGCGTACCGGGTCGGTCACCGGGACGTGGCCAACCCGGAGGACCTGCCGCCCCGCCGGTACGTCGTCGCCTGGACCTGGGGGCCGGAGCCGGCGCCGGCGACCCCGCCCGGGGTGGCCGGGCCGTGA